The sequence below is a genomic window from Deltaproteobacteria bacterium.
CCCGGGAAACCGGCGATTCCCCCGGAAGAGTCCGGGACGGTCCGGCGTCAGATCCGCGCTCTCCTCGCGGACGGCCCCATGACAGCCCTGGAGATCTCGGCCGCCGTCCGCCGGCCGGAGAAGGAGATCGCCGGCCACCTAGAACACCTCCGGAAGAGCCTGCGGTCCGAGGGGCGCCGCCTGGTCCAGATACCCGCGGAGTGTCGGGAATGCGGGTTCGTCTTCCGGAAGCGGGAGCGGCTCCGAACGCCGAGTCGATGCCCCGTCTGCAGGGGGGAGTCGATCGCCGATCCGTCGTTTCGCCTGGAATAAGGTTCCGGCTCACTCGCCGATGACCTTGACCAGTACGCGCTTTCGCCGCCCTCCGTCGAACTCGCCATAGAAGACCTTCACCTTCCCCCCTTCATGGCTTCACGGATCGGCGCACGGAATCGCCAGGGCCCGCATCTTCGAAGCATCATAAACGACGCCGTCGCGAACGCCGCCGGGAACCCGACTACAAGTCGATGAAGCTCAACATGATGCGCCGGCGGCCGGTCAACGTCGCTCGGGATACGATTATCGGGTCATTGGCCCGGCTTCCGATTTTCCGGCGGCCTTACCCGCGAAGGATGACGGCGGCGACCAGCGCGCAGAATCCCAGCGCCAGGGCGATTTTCGGAAGGACCACCTTGGACCGTTCGCGGATCGTGCCGGTTTTTCCGGAGAGAAGACCTTCCGCGGCAACCTCGCAGACCCCCGGGATGGAGGAGCACGACCGGGTCTTCGGACATACGGCGAAGACCACCAGCATGACGGCGGTGAGACCGGCCTTCAGGAGGATGTACCGGCCGGCCGCCGTGCCCCAGAGGGCCTCCCGGGTCCCCAGGAGCAGGTACGCCTTGGCGACTCCCGTCGCGAGCAGGAGGGCGATGGCGCCTCCCACCAGCTTCCGGAACCGGGCCTCCATCAGCGCAAGAAGGTAGGCGCTCTGGAAGCTGACTTCGTTGTTCCGGAAGACCGGATCCAGGACGACGATGTGGAAGATCATCCCCCCGAGCCACGCAACGACGGCCAGGAGGTGGGCGACGGTCAACGCGATCGAAAGAATTTCCACGGGAACTCCCCTTTCCCTGCCATGCCTCCAACCGGGGACCGCGGCACCATCAAGGCGTGGACTGTCCTACGGCGCCAGGTCCCGGGTCCTTTCTCCCATCATCCGCGGAACCCCCGGGGAGTTCATTGACCGGCATCAATTGCCGGTT
It includes:
- a CDS encoding transcriptional regulator, whose protein sequence is MTRPGKPAIPPEESGTVRRQIRALLADGPMTALEISAAVRRPEKEIAGHLEHLRKSLRSEGRRLVQIPAECRECGFVFRKRERLRTPSRCPVCRGESIADPSFRLE